A region of Dioscorea cayenensis subsp. rotundata cultivar TDr96_F1 chromosome 5, TDr96_F1_v2_PseudoChromosome.rev07_lg8_w22 25.fasta, whole genome shotgun sequence DNA encodes the following proteins:
- the LOC120261629 gene encoding uncharacterized protein LOC120261629 produces the protein MVTFFLVYMFAPKIICWNCRGISNRDTSNRILKFLRQDKPSVLCLVETRADSSRVDRLISKLSRLWRWAAILANGYSGGIMVIWNSRLGLVSPIAISRRALHLIISYDQSHSWLISVIYNGTRLSSQTDLWFELSKLSTLDFPWLIIGDFYSIISSNDHKGGSYRHYSCKAALFSDFISSNRLLDLHYIGSNFTWCNNRSGAARRWARLDRCLVNLVWYSMFNSYSLTYLPRLFSDHAPLLLTVNNRNARRFFTFRFNNIWFDYLGCHDAIRKAFDCTPHGNALHAFSHFLSRARANIKSWCKVGFNDIDSELISTEMAIRVAEHQDLTSIGNYSQLSNLYAKYSALQDRIPSSGPIATTCFGSVMEIEIPDSFITQPVSIFSTLPDDLPCLSSEDGEVLIREVTKEEIYRIVMDLPSGKSPGPDGFNAEFYRFFWNDIGDHLFAAINKFFKNGSLPASWSHTYITLIPKKDNPTLVSEFRPISLCNVCFKILSKVMANRLKLVLPHLVGREQAGFVAGRSPFDNIIALQEIAHSIENDLTHPPRMIVKIDIEKTYDSICWSAILATLTRMNFPPIWISWINTCLPTSSFSILVNGEPSSWFISSRGIRQGDPISSYLFILVSQNLTSMLNFALHRSWIPGFDSRLAFNFNHLMYADDLVLITQASRKTARNIKFCLELYGRLSGQHPNFNKSAIYFPSWFNARVKRSICSILSFSHASFPFTYLGVLISPKRIAMISFNPMIDRIRRLCTTWKHSKLSQPAKVILINSSIFSIPTYYSTVYTLPDTVLKEIDKIVRDFFWYKGGNGKGIHAIAWANLTLPKPEGGLGIRNLSIAKISLMANNVFKFLNNNDSIWVNLLRSKYDNFNFWKDHIPQGCSWFFRGLCHTATHLKPHCFMNSVNPNLASFLYDPWCDNVPLAFNPTFCNMSRNLDDFQISDFITHGTWDTHNLHSLFEDNLTHFRGKHGQVDDATPCYWIWVPKSSRCRISSKVYHFFNHTTHDFNLWTGWRKIWNLKVAPRVQHFIWTCLNGKLATYDYLYGINSGPRNYCVHCGLEFEHTDHLMVSCPKAHSIWLMVSSLVGHIFEFPEGFCNGSWITCRNYSVFHKSVIAAVTWYIWKHRCDVVFKQSEFNFPGIPARALAHVRSYFTATDSLLGRKLLLNNFSDADGPFLFISTTHVPNNEVSGFGFFISDHRRTINLAGCGPVVGNSCALLELHSCRIILDELSTAQLRLHHIFTANRDVFQALNGDHMTIDIPVRIFNQWVLDISCLLNCIGNPRPHQVPFEWSSPAYKLASHGRNLHTITLYHQGRDLPKWIMKSISTAGFQF, from the exons ATGGTTACTTTCTTTCTCGTTTATATGTTTGCTCCTAAAATAATTTGCTGGAACTGTAGGGGGATTTCCAATCGAGATACTTCTAACCGGATTCTAAAGTTTCTTCGTCAGGATAAGCCTTCTGTGTTATGTCTTGTAGAGACCCGTGCGGACTCTTCCAGAGTTGATCGGCTTATTAGCAAGCTTTCTCGTCTTTGGAGATGGGCTGCGATCCTGGCCAATGGCTATTCGGGAGGCATAATGGTTATTTGGAATTCTCGTTTGGGTTTGGTATCCCCAATTGCTATTTCCAGGAGAGCCTTACACTTAATTATTTCCTATGATCAATCTCATTCTTGGTTGATATCAGTCATCTACAATGGTACTCGCCTTTCTTCCCAAACGGATTTATGGTTTGAACTTTCTAAACTTTCTACTCTTGATTTTCCATGGCTTATCATTGGGGATTTTTATTCCATCATTTCTTCTAATGATCATAAAGGTGGCTCTTATAGGCATTATTCCTGTAAAGCTGCCTTGTTTTCTGATTTTATTAGTAGCAATAGGCTTTTGGATCTTCATTATATTGGCTCTAATTTTACTTGGTGTAATAATAGATCTGGTGCAGCTAGGAGATGGGCCCGTCTTGATCGTTGTTTAGTCAATCTTGTGTGGTATTCCATGTTTAATTCTTATTCACTTACCTATTTGCCTCGATTGTTTTCTGATCATGCCCCGCTTCTACTTACTGTTAATAATCGGAATGCTAGAAGGTTTTTTACTTTTAGATTCAACAATATTTGGTTTGACTATTTGGGTTGTCATGATGCTATTCGGAAAGCCTTTGATTGCACTCCGCACGGTAATGCTTTACATGCCTTTTCACATTTCTTATCTCGTGCTCGTGCTAATATTAAATCTTGGTGTAAAGTTGGTTTTAATGACATCGATTCTGAGCTTATTTCAACTGAGATGGCAATTCGAGTTGCTGAGCATCAGGATCTCACCTCTATTGGTAATTATTCTCAACTTTCTAACCTTTATGCGAAATATAGTGCTTTGCAAGACAGGATTCCATCAAGTGGGCCCATCGCAACCACATGCTTTGGATCTGTAATGGAGATAGAAATACCAGATTCTTTCATAACACAGCCCGTATCC ATTTTTTCGACTCTACCGGATGACTTGCCTTGTCTTTCATCAGAGGATGGTGAGGTTCTTATCCGGGAAGTTACtaaagaagagatttatcgTATTGTTATGGATCTCCCCTCAGGTAAAAGCCCTGGTCCTGATGGTTTTAATGCAGAATTTTATCGATTCTTTTGGAATGACATTGGGGATCATTTGTTTGCTGCCATTAATAAGTTTTTTAAGAATGGTTCCCTCCCTGCTTCTTGGAGTCATACTTATATTACTCTTATCCCTAAGAAGGACAATCCCACCTTGGTTTCTGAATTTAGACCTATCTCTCTTTGCAATgtgtgttttaaaattttatctaagGTTATGGCTAACCGACTTAAGCTTGTTCTCCCACACCTTGTTGGTCGAGAGCAGGCTGGGTTTGTGGCTGGCCGTAGTCCTTTCGATAACATTATTGCCCTTCAGGAGATTGCTCACTCTATAGAGAATGATCTTACccacccccctaggatgattgtAAAAATCGATAtagagaaaacatatgattctatttgctggagtgcaattcttgccactttAACCAGAATGAATTTCCCTCCAatttggatctcttggattaATACCTGTCTCCCTACCTCTTCTTTCTCCATTCTAGTCAATGGTGAGCCTAGTTCTTGGTTTATTTCTTCTCGAGGCATTCGTCAGGGTGATCCAATATCTTCTTACCTTTTCATTTTAGTCTCCCAAAACCTTACCTCTATGCTTAATTTTGCTCTTCACAGGAGTTGGATTCCTGGGTTTGATTCGAGATTAGCTTTTAACTTCAATCACCTTATGTATGCCGACGATCTAGTTCTTATTACCCAAGCCTCTAGAAAAACTGCCAGAAATATCAAGTTTTGCCTTGAATTATATGGTCGTCTTTCTGGCCAACACCCCAATTTTAACAAATCAGCAATATACTTTCCCTCTTGGTTTAACGCTAGAGTTaagagaagtatttgttctATTCTGAGCTTTTCTCATGCCTCTTTTCCTTTTACTTATTTGGGTGTTCTTATTTCCCCTAAAAGGATTGCGATGATCTCCTTTAACCCCATGATTGACAGAATTCGTAGACTCTGCACCACTTGGAAACATTCCAAACTTTCTCAGCCTGCTAAAGTAATCCTTATTAACTCCTCCATTTTCTCTATTCCAACTTATTACTCCACTGTTTATACTCTTCCAGATACAGTCCTCaaagaaattgacaaaattGTGAGGGATTTTTTCTGGTACAaaggtggcaatggaaagggcatccatgctaTTGCTTGGGCCAATTTAACCCTGCCCAAGCCTGAGGGGGGTCTTGGTATTAGAAATCTCTCTATTGCTAAAATCTCTTTAATGGCTaataatgttttcaaatttttgaataataatgaTTCAATATGGGTTAATCTTCTTCGGTCCAAATATGACAATTTCAATTTTTGGAAGGATCATATCCCTCAGggttgttcttggttttttagaGGGCTTTGCCACACTGCCACTCATTTAAAGCCTCACTGTTTTATGAATTCGGTGAATCCCAacttggcttctttcctttatgaCCCTTGGTGTGATAATGTCCCTCTAGCTTTCAATCCAACCTTTTGCAATATGTCCCGGAATTTGGATGATTTCCAGATATCTGATTTCATTACTCATGGTACTTGGGACACTCACAACCTTCATTCTTTATTTGAGGATAATTTAACCCATTTTAGAGGGAAACATGGTCAAGTTGATGATGCTACCCCTTGTTATTGGATCTGGGTTCCCAAGTCCTCTAGGTGTCGAATCTCTTCTAAGGTTTATCATTTCTTTAATCATACTACTCATGATTTCAATCTTTGGACTGGATGGAGGAAGATTTGGAATCTTAAGGTTGCCCCCAGAGTCCAGCATTTTATTTGGACTTGCCTTAATGGCAAGCTGGCTACTTATGACTATCTCTATGGGATTAATTCTGGTCCCCGTAATTATTGTGTTCATTGTGGATTGGAATTTGAACATACTGATCATCTTATGGTTTCCTGTCCCAAAGCTCACTCAATTTGGCTCATGGTCAGCAGCTTGGTTGGTCATATTTTTGAGTTTCCTGAGGGTTTCTGTAATGGTTCTTGGATCACTTGTAGGAATTACTCAGTTTTTCATAAATCTGTTATAGCTGCAGTGACTTGGTATATATGGAAGCACAGATGTGATGTTGTGTTTAAGCAGTCTGAGTTCAATTTCCCTGGTATACCTGCACGAGCTTTGGCCCATGTCCGGAGCTACTTCACTGCTACTGACTCGCTTCTCGGCCGGAAATTATTGCTTAACAACTTCTCGGATGCGGATGGTCCATTTCTCTTCATCTCGACTACACATGTTCCAAATAATGAGGTAAGTGGTTTTGGTTTCTTCATTTCTGATCATCGCAGGACCATTAATCTTGCAGGCTGTGGGCCCGTTGTCGGAAATTCTTGTGCTTTGCTTGAGCTCCATTCTTGTCGAATCATTCTGGATGAACTGTCAACAGCCCAGCTGCGTCTTCATCATATTTTTACAGCTAATAGAGATGTCTTTCAAGCATTGAATGGTGATCATATGACTATTGATATTCCGGTTCGAATCTTCAATCAATGGGTGCTGGACATCAGTTGTTTGCTTAACTGTATTGGCAACCCCCGTCCTCACCAAGTCCCTTTTGAGTGGAGCTCTCCAGCTTATAAGCTTGCTAGCCACGGCAGAAACCTGCATACCATTACTCTCTACCATCAGGGTAGAGATCTCCCGAAGTGGATCATGAAAAGCATTTCTACTGCTGGGTTTCAGTTTTAG
- the LOC120261033 gene encoding cellulose synthase-like protein H1 isoform X1, with amino-acid sequence MSTRDSLPLQERVPLNNTLQRASDLLILFLLISLLYCRLISLHFRGFVWLLSFICESWFTFVWILDTNAKWNPVTYKTYPHNLLKRLDELPAVDIFVTTADPKLEPPIITVNTVLSLLAVEYPVEKLACYVSDDAASAATFYSLVQASKFAKLWVPFCKKYDVRVRAPSVYFSTQCPPSVPSALPSDFRNDWNHVKDEYEKLCQRIENACKEKHDGVPKTDEFADFSDVERGNHPSIVKIIWENNKDANAMEDGFPHLIYVSREKRPRHSHHFKAGAMNVLTRVSGVMTNAPLILNVDCDMFANNPEVFLHGMCLLFGFPHEVHSGYVQTPQQFYGGLKDDPFGNQLVVLQHKLGLGIAGLQGPFYGGTGCFHRRKIIYGSPPNLPHAHRYDVLSYKDSKQVFGDCRELLDSAAHIRSANMKTSGKLIDLSAKIEAAKQVASCTYEFNTSWGKEIGWLYGAVVEDLITGLKIQSMGWESKCMTLDPAPFLGIAPTGGPASLTQHKRWATGLLEFLLGPYNPLLATIYKSLSFRQCLTYLLINVWPLRSLFELCYTLLPACSFLTNTSFFPKASEPAIMIPLGLMVSYNVRTLMEYFECGLSIRAWWNNQRMQRIYALTAWLFGFIGGVLKTMGLSETIFELTRKDQNSGKSNIDPRRFTFDSSPMFVPGTAVVMVNMVALVVGLVRMMVNGEDVEEGGGDSPGLGELVCSLWVLLSFWPFIKGLFGKGCYGIPWVIVFKAAALVLLFLQIFAKWS; translated from the exons ATGAGTACCAGAGACTCTCTTCCACTCCAAGAGAGAGTTCCTCTCAACAACACTCTGCAAAGAGCTTCAGACCTCCTCATCCTCTTCCTTCTCATCTCCCTTCTTTACTGCCGTCTTATCTCACTCCATTTTCGTGGCTTTGTctggcttctttcttttatctGTGAGTCTTGGTTCACCTTCGTTTGGATCCTCGACACCAACGCCAAATGGAATCCAGTCACATACAAAACATACCCACATAACCTTCTCAAAag ACTTGATGAACTTCCAGCAGTGGACATATTTGTCACAACAGCAGACCCAAAGCTAGAGCCTCCAATCATCACTGTCAACACTGTTCTATCTCTTTTGGCAGTGGAGTACCCTGTTGAGAAGTTGGCTTGTTATGTTTCTGATGATGCTGCCTCAGCTGCCACCTTTTACTCTCTTGTTCAAGCTTCCAAGTTTGCCAAGCTCTGGGTTCCCTTTTGCAAGAAGTATGATGTTAGAGTTAGAGCTCCTTCAGTTTACTTTTCCACTCAGTGTCCACCTTCAGTTCCATCAGCTCTCCCTTCAGATTTCAGAAATGATTGGAACCATGTCAAG GATGAGTATGAGAAGTTATGCCAAAGAATAGAGAATGCATGTAAAGAAAAACATGATGGTGTTCCCAAGACTGATGAGTTTGCTGACTTTTCAGATGTGGAAAGAGGGAACCATCCTAGCATTGTCAAG ATTATATGGGAGAACAACAAGGATGCTAATGCTATGGAAGATGGATTTCCACACCTTATTTATGTGTCTAGAGAGAAGAGGCCAAGGCACTCACACCACTTCAAAGCAGGAGCTATGAATGTCTTG ACAAGAGTATCAGGAGTGATGACCAATGCACCATTAATTCTCAATGTGGACTGTGACATGTTTGCAAACAACCCGGAGGTTTTTCTTCATGGAATGTGCCTTCTTTTTGGGTTCCCTCATGAAGTCCACAGTGGATATGTTCAGACCCCTCAACAATTCTATGGTGGTCTCAAAGATGATCCGTTCGGCAACCAACTTGTTGTCCTACAACAT aaactTGGGCTTGGGATTGCAGGCTTGCAAGGTCCCTTCTATGGAGGAACTGGTTGTTTTCATCGTAGGAAAATCATATATGGTTCACCTCCTAACCTCCCTCATGCTCACAGATATG ATGTGTTGTCCTACAAAGATTCTAAACAAGTGTTTGGAGATTGCAGAGAGTTACTAGATTCTGCTGCTCATATAAGGTCTGCCAACATGAAAACATCAGGAAAACTCATTGATCTCTCAGCCAAGATTGAAGCAGCAAAACAAGTAGCTTCCTGTACTTATGAGTTCAATACCTCCTGGGGAAAAGAG ATTGGCTGGTTATATGGGGCGGTTGTGGAGGACTTAATAACAGGGTTAAAGATTCAAAGCATGGGTTGGGAATCCAAGTGTATGACTCTAGACCCGGCTCCATTCCTCGGCATTGCTCCAACCGGTGGTCCAGCCAGCTTGACACAGCACAAGCGATGGGCCACTGGCCTTCTCGAGTTTCTCCTTGGTCCATACAACCCATTGTTGGCCACCATCTACAAAAGTCTCAGCTTTCGCCAGTGCCTCACTTACCTTCTCATCAATGTCTGGCCATTGCGTTCTCTCTTTGAGCTCTGCTACACTCTCCTCCCTGCTTGTAGTTTCCTCACAAACACCTCATTTTTCCCAAAG GCAAGTGAACCAGCAATAATGATACCATTGGGACTAATGGTAAGCTATAATGTTAGGACTTTAATGGAGTACTTCGAGTGTGGTTTGTCCATACGTGCATGGTGGAACAACCAGAGGATGCAGAGGATCTATGCACTGACTGCatggttgtttggtttcatTGGAGGGGTGTTAAAGACAATGGGGTTATCTGAGACCATCTTTGAGCTCACAAGGAAGGATCAAAACTCAGGTAAGAGTAATATTGATCCTCGGAGATTCACATTCGACTCATCGCCAATGTTTGTGCCGGGGACTGCAGTGGTGATGGTGAATATGGTGGCTCTTGTGGTTGGCCTTGTGAGGATGATGGTGAATGGAGAAGATGTAGAAGAAGGTGGTGGTGATAGTCCTGGATTAGGGGAGCTCGTTTGCAGTTTGTGGGTGTTGCTCAGCTTCTGGCCATTTATAAAGGGGCTCTTTGGAAAGGGTTGTTATGGGATCCCTTGGGTCATTGTTTTCAAGGCAGCTGCTTTGGTCTTActttttttgcaaatatttgCAAAGTGGTCATAG
- the LOC120261033 gene encoding cellulose synthase-like protein H1 isoform X2, which translates to MSTRDSLPLQERVPLNNTLQRASDLLILFLLISLLYCRLISLHFRGFVWLLSFICESWFTFVWILDTNAKWNPVTYKTYPHNLLKRLDELPAVDIFVTTADPKLEPPIITVNTVLSLLAVEYPVEKLACYVSDDAASAATFYSLVQASKFAKLWVPFCKKYDVRVRAPSVYFSTQCPPSVPSALPSDFRNDWNHVKDEYEKLCQRIENACKEKHDGVPKTDEFADFSDVERGNHPSIVKIIWENNKDANAMEDGFPHLIYVSREKRPRHSHHFKAGAMNVLTRVSGVMTNAPLILNVDCDMFANNPEVFLHGMCLLFGFPHEVHSGYVQTPQQFYGGLKDDPFGNQLVVLQHKLGLGIAGLQGPFYGGTGCFHRRKIIYGSPPNLPHAHRYDVLSYKDSKQVFGDCRELLDSAAHIRSANMKTSGKLIDLSAKIEAAKQVASCTYEFNTSWGKEIGWLYGAVVEDLITGLKIQSMGWESKCMTLDPAPFLGIAPTGGPASLTQHKRWATGLLEFLLGPYNPLLATIYKSLSFRQCLTYLLINVWPLRSLFELCYTLLPACSFLTNTSFFPKDFNGVLRVWFVHTCMVEQPEDAEDLCTDCMVVWFHWRGVKDNGVI; encoded by the exons ATGAGTACCAGAGACTCTCTTCCACTCCAAGAGAGAGTTCCTCTCAACAACACTCTGCAAAGAGCTTCAGACCTCCTCATCCTCTTCCTTCTCATCTCCCTTCTTTACTGCCGTCTTATCTCACTCCATTTTCGTGGCTTTGTctggcttctttcttttatctGTGAGTCTTGGTTCACCTTCGTTTGGATCCTCGACACCAACGCCAAATGGAATCCAGTCACATACAAAACATACCCACATAACCTTCTCAAAag ACTTGATGAACTTCCAGCAGTGGACATATTTGTCACAACAGCAGACCCAAAGCTAGAGCCTCCAATCATCACTGTCAACACTGTTCTATCTCTTTTGGCAGTGGAGTACCCTGTTGAGAAGTTGGCTTGTTATGTTTCTGATGATGCTGCCTCAGCTGCCACCTTTTACTCTCTTGTTCAAGCTTCCAAGTTTGCCAAGCTCTGGGTTCCCTTTTGCAAGAAGTATGATGTTAGAGTTAGAGCTCCTTCAGTTTACTTTTCCACTCAGTGTCCACCTTCAGTTCCATCAGCTCTCCCTTCAGATTTCAGAAATGATTGGAACCATGTCAAG GATGAGTATGAGAAGTTATGCCAAAGAATAGAGAATGCATGTAAAGAAAAACATGATGGTGTTCCCAAGACTGATGAGTTTGCTGACTTTTCAGATGTGGAAAGAGGGAACCATCCTAGCATTGTCAAG ATTATATGGGAGAACAACAAGGATGCTAATGCTATGGAAGATGGATTTCCACACCTTATTTATGTGTCTAGAGAGAAGAGGCCAAGGCACTCACACCACTTCAAAGCAGGAGCTATGAATGTCTTG ACAAGAGTATCAGGAGTGATGACCAATGCACCATTAATTCTCAATGTGGACTGTGACATGTTTGCAAACAACCCGGAGGTTTTTCTTCATGGAATGTGCCTTCTTTTTGGGTTCCCTCATGAAGTCCACAGTGGATATGTTCAGACCCCTCAACAATTCTATGGTGGTCTCAAAGATGATCCGTTCGGCAACCAACTTGTTGTCCTACAACAT aaactTGGGCTTGGGATTGCAGGCTTGCAAGGTCCCTTCTATGGAGGAACTGGTTGTTTTCATCGTAGGAAAATCATATATGGTTCACCTCCTAACCTCCCTCATGCTCACAGATATG ATGTGTTGTCCTACAAAGATTCTAAACAAGTGTTTGGAGATTGCAGAGAGTTACTAGATTCTGCTGCTCATATAAGGTCTGCCAACATGAAAACATCAGGAAAACTCATTGATCTCTCAGCCAAGATTGAAGCAGCAAAACAAGTAGCTTCCTGTACTTATGAGTTCAATACCTCCTGGGGAAAAGAG ATTGGCTGGTTATATGGGGCGGTTGTGGAGGACTTAATAACAGGGTTAAAGATTCAAAGCATGGGTTGGGAATCCAAGTGTATGACTCTAGACCCGGCTCCATTCCTCGGCATTGCTCCAACCGGTGGTCCAGCCAGCTTGACACAGCACAAGCGATGGGCCACTGGCCTTCTCGAGTTTCTCCTTGGTCCATACAACCCATTGTTGGCCACCATCTACAAAAGTCTCAGCTTTCGCCAGTGCCTCACTTACCTTCTCATCAATGTCTGGCCATTGCGTTCTCTCTTTGAGCTCTGCTACACTCTCCTCCCTGCTTGTAGTTTCCTCACAAACACCTCATTTTTCCCAAAG GACTTTAATGGAGTACTTCGAGTGTGGTTTGTCCATACGTGCATGGTGGAACAACCAGAGGATGCAGAGGATCTATGCACTGACTGCatggttgtttggtttcatTGGAGGGGTGTTAAAGACAATGGGGTTATCTGA